The Nitrospirota bacterium genome has a window encoding:
- a CDS encoding O-antigen ligase family protein — protein MKAVTETTVFRIFLGTLIFCPLAFGTVETWSLLIMEAGVFSALALYFIREQRHRAILKVPGVMPLAALLCYMLFQAVPLPPAVIEKISPATFELYQQSVWIVEPGTWATLSVYPKGTVSEFLRFASYAGVYLLTTQFLSDNGRLRRTVDLLTAFAGALAFFSIIQHLVSNGKIYWVRELTQGGTPFGPYVNRNHFAGLMGMLFPIVMVSFLLSRPSSREGSLRKKVSDLIDRSLRNVHLVHGLGAIVVALSIFLSLSRGGILSLCVSLSLLAFLLSRRISSRKGRLLLMATVMVILYAVGWFGWTPVFERFRGIRTPQGEISELRLDIWKDSLGIVRDFPLTGTGAGSFMQVYPAYRTIRGEGIADHAHNDHLELLTDNGLIGAGLFAWFIAAVLIRSYKAFLKRTDRYARHLFVGALAGMTAFLLHGITDFNLFIGANGLYLFLLSGLLVNAAHLPAAGEGSLPTAAAGRSARRAIAWGSGGLLLLSVLFNMGQMLGMILQTEAAAISLSRASADTISYYRDTLVRASFLDPLEPSHHYLTGRAAAERSDGLSARRSCLSAVRLSPSNAGYLQALGSALDKTGDTASAGKLFAAGVARARTNSAVIRQYGSFLLSTGKKEDALVQFRTALSLEPQKIRDYTASLVLEGLSDTEILGILPETAEAYISFAEYLDATGSQEKALSAYEKAAVQLSRNRPESAGIYWRISQFAARKSRVEEALSVLRSAGERFPKDIAIMLAMAGYYEKLDLTDQAAAAYRKIISLDPENRRAKKRLREITGETAARP, from the coding sequence GTGAAAGCTGTCACCGAAACCACTGTCTTTCGCATCTTCCTCGGCACGCTGATATTCTGCCCTCTTGCGTTCGGCACGGTCGAGACCTGGTCTCTTCTGATCATGGAAGCAGGGGTCTTCTCAGCCCTGGCACTGTATTTCATCAGGGAACAGAGGCATCGCGCCATTCTGAAGGTGCCTGGCGTTATGCCACTTGCAGCACTGCTCTGCTATATGCTTTTCCAGGCTGTTCCTCTGCCGCCTGCTGTAATAGAGAAGATATCCCCTGCGACGTTTGAGCTCTATCAACAGTCCGTCTGGATCGTTGAGCCAGGAACATGGGCAACGCTCTCCGTGTACCCGAAGGGGACTGTTTCCGAGTTCCTGAGGTTCGCTTCCTATGCGGGCGTCTATCTCCTGACAACGCAGTTCCTGTCTGACAATGGCCGGCTCAGAAGAACCGTTGATCTGCTTACGGCTTTCGCCGGAGCACTGGCATTCTTTTCGATCATTCAGCATCTGGTGTCCAACGGGAAGATCTACTGGGTCAGAGAACTTACCCAGGGCGGTACGCCCTTCGGTCCGTACGTCAACCGGAACCACTTTGCCGGGCTGATGGGTATGCTCTTCCCCATCGTAATGGTAAGTTTTCTCCTTTCACGTCCTTCCTCCCGTGAGGGATCGCTCCGCAAAAAGGTCTCTGACCTCATAGACAGATCTCTCAGGAATGTCCATCTTGTTCATGGCCTCGGTGCAATTGTCGTTGCGCTCTCGATATTCCTGAGCCTCTCCCGCGGCGGCATTCTGAGCCTCTGCGTCTCTCTGTCTCTCCTGGCCTTTCTTCTGAGCAGACGGATCAGCTCCCGAAAGGGACGGCTGCTTCTCATGGCAACGGTCATGGTGATCCTGTACGCGGTCGGATGGTTCGGCTGGACGCCCGTATTCGAGCGTTTCAGGGGGATCAGGACCCCTCAGGGGGAGATCTCCGAACTGCGTCTTGATATATGGAAGGACAGCCTTGGCATTGTGCGTGACTTCCCCCTGACCGGAACAGGTGCCGGTTCTTTTATGCAGGTGTACCCTGCGTACCGGACGATACGCGGCGAGGGGATCGCTGATCATGCGCATAACGATCATCTTGAACTTCTGACTGACAACGGCCTCATCGGTGCGGGCCTCTTCGCATGGTTCATTGCCGCAGTGCTGATCAGGTCATACAAGGCCTTTCTGAAAAGAACGGACAGATACGCGCGTCACCTTTTCGTTGGTGCTCTTGCAGGCATGACCGCATTCCTTCTGCACGGCATCACAGACTTCAATCTGTTTATCGGCGCCAACGGCCTCTATCTGTTTCTGCTGTCAGGCCTTCTGGTAAACGCAGCCCACCTGCCGGCTGCCGGCGAAGGATCTCTGCCAACGGCTGCGGCCGGACGTTCCGCGCGCAGGGCCATTGCCTGGGGCTCCGGAGGACTGCTGCTTCTGAGCGTTCTGTTCAATATGGGACAGATGCTCGGTATGATACTGCAGACCGAGGCCGCGGCCATATCTCTCAGCAGAGCGTCTGCGGACACTATTTCGTATTATCGCGACACCCTTGTCAGGGCGTCTTTTCTTGACCCCCTTGAGCCTTCTCATCACTATCTGACCGGTCGTGCAGCTGCAGAACGTTCAGACGGGCTCTCCGCGCGCCGCAGTTGTCTCAGCGCGGTACGCCTTTCGCCCTCGAATGCAGGATATCTGCAGGCGCTGGGATCAGCATTAGATAAAACCGGTGATACTGCGTCAGCCGGCAAGCTCTTTGCCGCAGGCGTTGCCCGTGCGCGAACCAATTCGGCTGTGATAAGGCAATACGGCAGTTTTCTTCTGAGTACGGGGAAAAAAGAGGACGCCCTTGTTCAGTTCAGAACCGCACTTTCCCTTGAGCCGCAAAAGATACGGGACTATACAGCATCCCTTGTGCTTGAAGGTCTGTCCGATACGGAAATTCTGGGCATCCTGCCGGAAACTGCAGAGGCCTATATCTCATTCGCAGAATATCTCGATGCAACAGGCAGTCAGGAAAAAGCGCTCTCTGCGTATGAAAAGGCAGCTGTCCAACTGAGCAGGAACCGCCCCGAATCCGCCGGGATCTACTGGCGGATCTCACAGTTCGCGGCAAGGAAGTCCCGCGTGGAAGAGGCACTCTCGGTGCTGCGGTCTGCCGGCGAGCGTTTTCCGAAAGATATCGCAATCATGCTGGCGATGGCAGGCTATTATGAAAAATTAGACCTCACAGACCAGGCTGCAGCCGCTTACCGCAAGATCATCAGCCTTGATCCGGAAAACAGGAGGGCAAAAAAACGGCTGAGAGAGATCACCGGAGAGACAGCTGCCAGGCCCTGA
- a CDS encoding iron-sulfur cluster assembly accessory protein encodes MLKISDNAAEKAKEILKAEGKEGWGLRIFVQGGGCCGPSYGMDIDENAAAGDQTVEKNGLKVFVNDETFASLAEKEIDFIKTEQGEGFVINNLGGEAPSCGTGCGSGCGSSCD; translated from the coding sequence ATGTTGAAAATTTCTGATAATGCGGCCGAAAAGGCCAAAGAGATACTCAAGGCTGAGGGCAAAGAGGGCTGGGGACTGAGGATATTCGTTCAGGGCGGCGGCTGCTGCGGACCAAGCTACGGCATGGATATTGATGAGAACGCAGCTGCAGGCGACCAGACCGTCGAGAAGAACGGGCTGAAGGTCTTTGTCAATGACGAGACATTTGCAAGCCTGGCAGAAAAAGAGATCGACTTCATCAAGACCGAACAGGGTGAAGGCTTTGTGATCAATAACCTTGGTGGTGAAGCTCCCTCCTGCGGCACAGGATGCGGTTCCGGCTGCGGCAGCAGCTGCGACTAA
- the galE gene encoding UDP-glucose 4-epimerase GalE, with product MKILVTGGAGYIGSHMVRTLGEQGHDVVVLDNLSTGFRESVLQGRLVVADLADIAKLDGLFCAEKFDAVAHFAAHIVVDESVREPVKYYRNNFVNALHLIEACIRHDVDKFIFSSTAAVYGVPSRVPVAEDAPLLPINPYGASKCMVEQVLQDVSRVSSLRYVALRYFNVAGADPLARIGQRYKAATHLITVALRTALGMRDALQVFGTDYDTPDGTCIRDYIHIDDLIHAHLLALGHLSGRGVSRVFNCGYGHGYSVREVVRMVKQVTGIDFPVREVQRRDGDPPALVADPARIRTELGWKPNHDDLAYIIRTAWEWERKLHGKQ from the coding sequence ATGAAAATACTTGTTACAGGCGGTGCAGGGTATATCGGCAGTCATATGGTCAGGACCCTTGGAGAGCAGGGACACGACGTGGTTGTTCTTGATAACCTGTCAACCGGGTTCCGGGAATCAGTGCTGCAGGGCAGACTGGTCGTGGCTGATCTCGCTGACATTGCAAAGCTTGACGGTCTTTTTTGTGCGGAGAAGTTCGATGCGGTTGCGCATTTTGCGGCCCATATTGTGGTCGATGAGTCTGTCAGGGAACCGGTCAAATACTACCGGAACAACTTCGTCAACGCGCTCCATCTGATCGAGGCCTGCATCAGGCATGATGTGGATAAGTTCATATTTTCTTCGACTGCTGCTGTCTATGGTGTGCCAAGCCGGGTGCCTGTTGCAGAGGATGCGCCTCTTCTGCCGATCAATCCCTACGGAGCTTCAAAATGCATGGTCGAGCAGGTACTGCAGGACGTGAGCCGGGTCAGCAGTCTGCGATACGTTGCGCTTCGATATTTTAATGTGGCCGGTGCTGATCCTCTGGCAAGGATCGGGCAGAGATACAAGGCTGCTACTCATCTCATCACGGTTGCGCTGCGCACTGCGCTCGGCATGCGTGATGCCCTGCAGGTCTTCGGAACTGATTATGATACTCCTGACGGCACCTGCATCCGGGATTATATTCATATTGATGACTTGATCCATGCTCACCTGCTTGCTCTCGGACATCTCTCAGGCAGAGGGGTGAGCAGGGTCTTTAATTGCGGGTACGGACATGGTTATTCAGTCCGTGAAGTTGTTCGTATGGTGAAGCAGGTCACGGGTATTGATTTCCCGGTCAGGGAAGTGCAGAGAAGGGACGGCGATCCGCCTGCCCTTGTTGCAGACCCGGCAAGGATCAGGACCGAGCTTGGCTGGAAGCCGAACCACGATGACCTCGCATACATTATCAGGACGGCATGGGAGTGGGAAAGGAAACTGCACGGAAAGCAGTGA
- a CDS encoding polysaccharide biosynthesis/export family protein, whose amino-acid sequence MKRIIYIFLAMLFLTFPGAAAYAEQDYMIGPDDVVKVTVYNHPDLTATDRVSGEGVIMLPLIGDVKLAGLSVEQAAKKISRLLSDGFIMDPKVSVFVIEFRSRKIMIMGQVFRPGVFTLSGSTTFLELLTLAGGLTKEAGDKATIKRKTLDADREREGLITIDLRRLIDQGDASLDVMLMDNDSIYIAKAGVFYITGEIRKPDAYKHEEGLTVIKAATMAGGFSDKAAPGRIKIIRKVDKKEKVIERAGMDELILPDDIIIIPESFF is encoded by the coding sequence ATGAAAAGAATAATCTATATCTTTCTTGCCATGCTCTTCCTGACGTTTCCTGGAGCAGCAGCATACGCAGAACAGGATTACATGATCGGACCTGATGATGTGGTCAAGGTGACGGTTTACAACCACCCTGACCTGACTGCTACAGACCGCGTAAGCGGCGAAGGCGTGATCATGCTGCCGCTCATAGGCGACGTGAAACTCGCAGGTCTCTCGGTTGAACAGGCAGCAAAGAAGATCAGTCGGCTCCTGAGCGACGGCTTTATCATGGACCCGAAGGTCTCGGTCTTTGTTATTGAGTTCCGGAGCCGCAAAATAATGATCATGGGGCAGGTCTTCCGCCCCGGCGTATTCACGCTCAGCGGCAGCACCACGTTTCTTGAACTGCTGACGCTCGCAGGAGGCCTGACCAAGGAGGCCGGCGACAAGGCCACGATCAAGCGCAAGACGCTCGATGCGGACAGGGAAAGGGAAGGTCTCATCACTATAGACCTCAGAAGACTGATCGATCAGGGTGATGCGTCGCTCGATGTCATGCTCATGGACAATGACAGCATATACATTGCAAAGGCAGGTGTCTTCTACATCACCGGCGAGATACGAAAACCTGACGCGTACAAACATGAGGAAGGTCTTACGGTGATCAAGGCAGCGACCATGGCCGGCGGCTTCTCGGACAAGGCAGCTCCCGGAAGGATCAAGATCATCCGAAAAGTGGACAAAAAAGAGAAGGTGATCGAGCGTGCCGGCATGGACGAGCTGATCCTTCCTGACGACATTATCATCATACCGGAGAGTTTTTTCTGA
- a CDS encoding outer membrane beta-barrel protein: MVYVKKKMFSGKRWSGPAFPLRRACQEIFLVLALFLPICNAWAASGPGNQNEIPAVQAVTPSDLQPEKAAAAPAQKLEMGRFSSMETAKAFLLNLTESGYIGGIEQQKDSSGQIEYQVHVLLSSVPEAGAGSESLTWSLLGTKGKNIHGAVTLTGIFTDNAFNTKENRKSDFSLFLTPEVWLNLPRTDKGISYESVSPRSAGGHLVDTLLGERLFGYQASLYYRADLPLITAKTSPYGNAATHKLAAGLALIGNRFSLILSDQFEKSYQEREAGQLIRADAENRYDANRLSASAAYDTRNRLIFSLDYTNFTTQYSGESSALLDRHDYGLTPAVRYRITPRINLLAEYTFYSISYDGNSLLDSREQYLLGGLEWRLTEKSFGRLKAGYEMKDFEHGSRYKGYSFELQLEHRLTPKTQVALAAYRKTNETRVIGTAFAISTGARLALSHMITARITAAAKLFYLNDRHRGTSPALLSETAVKDNIYQAGIEVQYAFRRWLRARAEYLFTVKDSTDPAFDYRSNTLLLGLTGSF, encoded by the coding sequence ATGGTTTATGTTAAGAAAAAGATGTTCTCGGGAAAAAGATGGTCCGGTCCTGCTTTCCCCCTACGCAGAGCATGTCAGGAGATCTTTCTTGTATTAGCTCTTTTTTTGCCGATCTGTAATGCGTGGGCTGCATCCGGACCGGGCAATCAGAACGAGATCCCGGCTGTGCAAGCTGTCACTCCATCAGATCTGCAGCCCGAAAAAGCTGCCGCAGCACCGGCTCAGAAGTTGGAAATGGGGCGCTTCAGCAGTATGGAAACTGCAAAGGCCTTTCTCCTGAATCTCACGGAAAGCGGGTACATCGGCGGCATCGAACAACAGAAAGACAGCAGCGGACAGATCGAGTATCAGGTGCATGTTCTGCTTTCCTCCGTGCCTGAGGCAGGCGCAGGCTCTGAAAGTCTGACCTGGTCTCTTCTCGGGACAAAGGGAAAGAACATACACGGTGCAGTGACCCTCACCGGTATCTTCACAGACAATGCCTTTAATACAAAGGAAAACCGCAAGAGCGACTTTTCCCTGTTCCTCACGCCGGAGGTCTGGCTGAATCTTCCGCGCACAGACAAGGGCATTTCCTACGAAAGTGTTTCTCCCCGCTCGGCAGGCGGGCATCTCGTTGATACGCTTCTGGGCGAGCGGCTCTTCGGATATCAGGCTTCACTCTATTATCGGGCTGATCTGCCGCTGATAACAGCAAAGACCTCACCTTACGGCAATGCTGCAACGCACAAGCTTGCAGCCGGACTTGCCCTGATCGGCAACAGATTTTCTCTCATCCTGTCAGACCAGTTCGAGAAGTCCTATCAGGAGCGGGAAGCAGGCCAGCTCATCCGTGCTGATGCCGAAAATCGCTATGATGCAAACCGCTTAAGCGCAAGCGCAGCCTATGATACCAGAAACCGCCTGATCTTCAGCCTCGACTATACAAACTTCACCACTCAGTATAGCGGCGAAAGCTCGGCGCTCCTTGACCGACACGACTATGGGCTTACTCCGGCTGTTCGGTACAGGATCACTCCCAGGATCAACCTGTTGGCCGAATATACCTTCTACTCCATTTCCTACGACGGCAACAGCTTGTTGGACAGCAGGGAGCAATATCTTCTGGGAGGTCTCGAATGGAGGCTCACGGAAAAGTCTTTCGGCCGCCTCAAGGCAGGTTATGAGATGAAAGACTTCGAACACGGAAGCAGGTACAAAGGCTACAGCTTTGAGCTTCAGCTGGAACACAGACTGACACCGAAAACACAGGTTGCCCTGGCCGCATACCGCAAGACGAACGAGACACGGGTCATAGGGACTGCCTTTGCGATATCAACGGGTGCCCGCCTTGCTCTCAGTCATATGATAACCGCCAGGATCACTGCAGCGGCCAAGCTTTTTTATCTGAACGACCGGCACAGGGGAACTTCTCCGGCACTGCTTTCGGAAACTGCAGTAAAGGACAACATTTATCAGGCCGGCATTGAAGTCCAGTATGCCTTCCGCAGATGGCTCAGGGCACGCGCGGAATACCTCTTCACCGTAAAAGATTCAACAGACCCTGCCTTTGACTATCGTTCCAATACCCTGCTTTTAGGCCTCACCGGCTCGTTCTGA
- a CDS encoding PqqD family protein, which yields MKNEDIVTRKIAGELFIVPVRGRLADMQRIFTLNPVAEYIWDSLDGRASIEDIRRGVLSAYEVPEDQANTDIADFIRELLDADLIRE from the coding sequence ATGAAAAATGAAGATATTGTCACCCGGAAGATCGCCGGGGAGCTCTTCATTGTGCCTGTCAGGGGAAGGCTGGCTGATATGCAGAGGATCTTCACCCTCAATCCGGTTGCTGAATACATCTGGGATTCTCTTGACGGCCGGGCAAGCATTGAAGATATCCGCAGAGGCGTCTTATCCGCGTATGAAGTCCCGGAAGATCAGGCAAATACTGATATCGCGGATTTTATCAGAGAGCTTTTGGATGCGGATCTGATCAGGGAGTGA
- a CDS encoding polysaccharide biosynthesis tyrosine autokinase, translating to MFEDKEIHLRDYLHVVLKHRHKALQFFGIVFALTLLVTFSATPVYVATTKVLIEKSEPANLSLNPYAMMYDPDFSETQFQLIKSFSVAQRVVRMLGLNMRPDPAEDNSTNIASGTFRWFRDLISTVLHVGGARPVPATSDPAPSETQAEDPLRLYQQAKIISGAITVTPVKNSKIVNISFASADPKKAALIVNTVAKAYTDEVLDIKMGSSQYALKWLTEKADEERERLNKTEKALQEYMRDKDIATLENKVTMVPERMSEIAIKLAQSETKRKELETLYNAVKVFAANPDGADEIPAIAADPVMQSLRSQILKAEQAVAELSQKYGKRHPAMVTATNDLAVLMDKKREQVRRVVATIRNEYEIARSGEENLRRLAGQAKAETLSLGEKFVQYGVLKRETETSRELFGAIVKRIKEQGITQDIKTVTVWVIEKAEVPSSPAKPNKFRNILLGLVIGLMGGVGLAFFIEYLDNTVKSAEDVEQRFDVPVLGTIELLDEQKGPAEDIVLRDPHANISENYRAIRTSIMLSTADKPPKHILVTSIAPQEGKTTTAVNLAAILAQSGHNVLLVDADLRRPRLRRIFRIESDSGLSTYLAGTSAIEFIAPEGVEHLQVVPSGPVPPNPSELIGSKHLQELVVSLEEKFDFVVWDSPPLFAAAESLVLSSMLSGTIIVTRAGKTTYKDLERGIKSVRDIEARILGIVINGLDIKDNMRYNYRYYGYYGAQERESAGKLPHEP from the coding sequence ATGTTCGAAGATAAAGAGATCCACCTGCGCGATTACCTGCATGTTGTCTTAAAACACCGGCATAAGGCCCTGCAGTTCTTCGGCATCGTCTTTGCGCTGACACTGCTCGTCACGTTCTCGGCCACGCCGGTCTATGTTGCAACCACAAAGGTCCTGATCGAAAAGAGCGAGCCTGCAAATCTTTCGCTCAATCCCTATGCCATGATGTATGATCCTGATTTCAGCGAGACCCAATTCCAGCTCATCAAGAGCTTTTCCGTTGCCCAGCGCGTTGTCAGGATGCTCGGACTCAACATGCGTCCTGATCCGGCAGAGGACAACAGCACAAATATCGCGAGTGGAACATTCCGCTGGTTCCGCGATCTTATCTCGACAGTCCTCCATGTCGGAGGAGCAAGGCCGGTCCCTGCAACCTCTGACCCTGCTCCGTCAGAAACGCAGGCAGAAGACCCTCTCAGGCTCTATCAGCAGGCCAAGATAATCAGCGGGGCCATCACGGTCACGCCGGTAAAGAACAGCAAGATCGTCAATATCAGCTTTGCATCTGCAGATCCGAAAAAGGCTGCGCTCATTGTCAATACCGTTGCCAAGGCCTATACCGACGAGGTTCTTGACATAAAGATGGGGTCTTCACAGTATGCCCTTAAATGGCTGACCGAGAAGGCTGATGAAGAGCGGGAGCGTCTCAACAAGACAGAGAAGGCACTCCAGGAATATATGCGCGACAAGGATATCGCAACGCTTGAAAATAAGGTCACCATGGTGCCTGAACGCATGTCCGAGATCGCGATCAAACTCGCACAGTCCGAGACAAAGAGGAAAGAGCTGGAAACACTCTACAACGCCGTGAAGGTCTTCGCCGCGAACCCTGATGGCGCTGACGAGATCCCTGCCATTGCTGCTGATCCTGTCATGCAGTCCCTGAGGTCTCAGATCCTGAAGGCAGAACAGGCTGTCGCTGAACTTTCACAGAAATACGGTAAGCGGCATCCTGCCATGGTCACGGCGACGAACGATCTTGCGGTGCTCATGGACAAGAAACGGGAACAGGTCAGGCGCGTGGTCGCAACGATCAGGAACGAATACGAAATCGCCAGGTCAGGTGAGGAGAACCTGCGCAGACTGGCAGGGCAGGCAAAGGCTGAAACCCTGAGCCTCGGCGAAAAATTCGTCCAGTACGGCGTACTGAAGCGTGAGACCGAAACGAGCAGGGAACTCTTCGGAGCGATCGTAAAGAGGATCAAGGAGCAGGGCATAACGCAGGACATCAAGACCGTCACGGTCTGGGTGATCGAAAAGGCAGAGGTCCCTTCAAGCCCTGCGAAGCCGAACAAGTTCAGGAACATCCTCCTGGGTCTGGTCATCGGTCTGATGGGCGGTGTCGGACTGGCCTTTTTCATCGAGTATCTCGACAATACGGTAAAATCAGCTGAAGATGTCGAGCAGAGGTTCGATGTTCCGGTACTGGGCACCATAGAACTTCTCGACGAGCAGAAGGGCCCGGCCGAGGATATTGTTCTGCGTGATCCTCATGCGAACATCTCCGAGAACTATCGGGCGATCAGGACCAGCATCATGCTCTCGACCGCAGACAAACCGCCGAAACATATCCTGGTTACGAGCATTGCCCCGCAGGAAGGCAAGACCACCACAGCGGTGAATCTCGCGGCAATACTGGCGCAGTCCGGTCATAACGTGCTGCTTGTGGATGCAGACCTGCGCAGACCGCGGCTCCGTCGGATCTTCAGGATCGAGAGCGATTCCGGCTTAAGCACTTATCTTGCCGGCACTTCTGCAATAGAGTTCATCGCCCCGGAAGGGGTTGAACACCTGCAGGTAGTACCTTCAGGCCCTGTGCCGCCGAACCCCTCTGAGCTGATCGGGTCGAAGCACCTGCAGGAACTTGTTGTTTCATTGGAAGAAAAATTCGATTTTGTGGTCTGGGACTCGCCGCCGCTCTTTGCTGCTGCAGAGAGTCTTGTGCTGAGCAGTATGCTGAGCGGAACGATCATTGTGACGCGCGCAGGCAAGACCACATACAAAGACCTTGAGCGCGGGATCAAATCTGTCCGTGATATAGAAGCACGTATCCTGGGCATTGTTATTAACGGTCTGGACATCAAGGATAACATGCGGTATAACTACCGGTATTATGGATACTACGGAGCGCAGGAACGTGAATCGGCCGGGAAGCTCCCGCATGAGCCCTGA
- a CDS encoding radical SAM protein, with the protein MECLETTYPDNMQYLREFNARSARLRVPLSGSLDLTHRCNLRCLHCYTGDHAGDMSVTEMDTGRIVSLLDELSDAGCLYLLLTGGEPLLRKDFPEIYRYAKEKGFVITVFTNGTLISDEIVQLFEKMPPHIVEISLYGATGPTYESITGVTGSYQKCLLGINNLLDQKINVRLKTILMTLNSHEFSDIERMAKDFGVKFRFDAGIFPRLNGDQSPVSFRVAPAESVDKEFSAIERIAEWEKFLDNHWHGSFSDDLYQCGAGITSFYIDPFGNLRPCLMTTTLSYDLLKGSFFTGWNEISSRIREKKAGREFACNTCDKKLHCGYCPAFFELENRDEQVRSEYLCAMGISRHEKLQNIYSKGAQHEK; encoded by the coding sequence ATGGAATGTTTGGAAACGACATACCCTGATAATATGCAGTATCTCCGGGAATTCAATGCAAGGTCAGCCAGACTTCGTGTGCCGCTTTCCGGCAGTCTTGATCTTACACACCGCTGCAATCTCAGATGCCTGCACTGTTATACCGGCGATCATGCCGGCGATATGTCCGTTACGGAGATGGATACCGGGAGAATAGTATCACTTCTCGATGAACTCAGTGATGCCGGCTGTCTCTATCTCCTGTTGACAGGAGGCGAACCCCTGCTGAGAAAGGATTTCCCTGAAATTTATCGTTATGCAAAAGAGAAAGGTTTCGTCATAACCGTATTTACAAACGGCACGCTGATATCAGACGAAATCGTACAACTTTTCGAGAAAATGCCGCCTCACATCGTTGAGATAAGCCTGTATGGAGCTACTGGGCCGACGTATGAAAGCATCACCGGCGTAACGGGTTCGTACCAAAAATGCCTTTTGGGCATCAATAACTTGTTGGATCAAAAGATAAATGTCAGACTGAAAACCATTCTTATGACCCTTAACAGCCACGAATTCTCTGATATAGAACGCATGGCAAAGGACTTCGGGGTGAAATTCCGTTTTGATGCAGGGATATTCCCTCGTTTAAATGGAGACCAATCTCCTGTCAGTTTCAGAGTTGCACCAGCTGAGTCAGTGGACAAGGAATTTTCAGCCATCGAACGTATCGCCGAGTGGGAAAAGTTTCTTGACAATCATTGGCATGGATCTTTCTCTGATGACCTCTATCAATGCGGGGCCGGAATTACAAGCTTCTATATAGACCCCTTCGGAAATCTGCGTCCCTGTCTCATGACGACCACCCTTTCCTATGACCTTCTAAAAGGAAGCTTCTTTACCGGTTGGAACGAAATATCATCGCGTATCAGAGAGAAAAAAGCAGGTCGTGAGTTCGCCTGTAATACGTGTGACAAAAAACTGCATTGCGGTTATTGTCCTGCTTTTTTCGAACTTGAAAACAGGGATGAACAGGTGCGTTCCGAATACCTTTGCGCCATGGGGATCAGTCGGCACGAAAAGTTGCAAAATATCTACTCAAAAGGAGCTCAGCATGAAAAATAG
- a CDS encoding S24/S26 family peptidase, protein MMPYDKHMQKGSVLYFREMAGAVLREGAQLSFRAGGRSMSPFIRDNETVIVEPPSSSLRIGDVILFGSSEQHLTLHRIVRKTADGYVTRGDSTCHEDGTVHHNAVLGRAVLVVGGLSFHLRFPLSALVALALRMRKRPALFGILRVPGRFLLRSLQQPGRGRARTSSQRLT, encoded by the coding sequence ATGATGCCTTACGATAAGCATATGCAGAAGGGGTCAGTGCTTTATTTCAGGGAAATGGCCGGAGCAGTTCTCAGAGAAGGCGCACAGCTCTCATTTCGGGCAGGCGGCAGGTCCATGTCACCCTTTATCCGTGACAATGAAACCGTCATAGTTGAGCCGCCATCCAGCAGTCTGCGCATCGGTGATGTAATCCTTTTTGGGTCCTCAGAACAGCATCTGACGCTCCACCGCATAGTCAGAAAAACAGCTGACGGTTATGTAACAAGAGGTGATTCTACCTGCCATGAAGACGGGACGGTTCATCATAATGCGGTTCTCGGCAGAGCTGTCCTTGTTGTCGGCGGCCTGAGCTTCCACCTCAGATTTCCGCTCAGCGCGCTCGTGGCCCTTGCACTCCGCATGAGAAAACGGCCCGCGCTTTTTGGCATACTCAGAGTACCCGGCCGTTTTCTTCTCCGCAGCCTGCAACAACCGGGCAGAGGCCGCGCACGTACCAGCTCGCAGAGATTGACATAG